Genomic DNA from Fusobacterium varium:
CTTCTTTTTCTTCACCTTCTATATCTACCTTTAGTCTTACATAGATATCTGTTTTTTCCTTCTTTATCTCTTTATTCTTAAAAAATACACCTAATACAGGTACATCTCCTAAAAGTGGAACTTGACTATTTATATCGTAAGCTGCTGAACGTTTTAGCCCTCCAATAAATATAGTCTCTCCATTTCTCATTTTTACAGTAGTTTCTATACTTCTTCCTATTTTAGATCCACCATTTGAGTTATATGTTCCTGTATCTTCAGTAATATTTTCATTTTTTATTTTCTTCAGTTTAAAATTACTTACTTCTATTTTTACTTTTAAAAAAACAGTATCATTTTCTCCTATTGTAGGTGTTACTTTTAAAATTATCCCTGCTTCTTTAAAAATAGGGGTATATGTAGTTTTCTCTGTATTATCATTTTCCTGTTTCTCTTCTCCTACAATTACCTCTTCTGTTATTTTAAATTCTCCCTCTGCTCCATCTGTAACCACTATTGAAGGCATTGCAGTTATAACTAAATCCTGTGTACTTTGTAAAAGATTTAATCCCATTCCTAAAATATCACTACCACTATTAAACTGTCTTATCAAACTTATTCCAGAGCTCAATACATTTCCTGCTCCCTCTACACTGCTATTCCCCAATATTCCTATATCTGTTCCTGAACTTTTATCTATACTTCCACTTGAACTATATAACCAATCAAAGCCTAATTCTTCAAAAAGATTTTCTGTTACATCAAAAATTTGAGAAGTTATTCTCACCTGTTTAATATCCCTATCTATATCTTTTATAAAGTCTTCAACTTCAATTATAATTTTTTCATTCCCTGTTATTACAATAGAATTATTTTTTTCTAAAACAGCTATATCAATTATATCTCCATAAATTTTATTTAAAATCTCTTGTATCTCTTTAGAATTTATATTTTTTAACTTTATCTTTTTACTACAAAACTCTTTATAACCTCTCTCTTCCTCTTGTAAGTTACTATTTTGATATATTTTACTACTTCTATTTTTTCTCATCCTTATCTCTATAGTACTCAAATTTTCTACAAGTTTTATAATTTTACTGGTACTTTCATATCCTGCTTTCTCAAATTTTACCATATAAATTCCAGGTTTCAAATTATTTATAATAAAATTTCCATCATATATAGTTTTAACTGAATCCATAGCCATATCTTTTATAGTAATTTTTACATTTTCTAGACCTTGATTTTCCTCTTCGTCTAAAACCTGTCCAGCTAAAGAAAACTCTCCTAAATCACCTGTCTTATTCTTAGTCAATACTATTATATTAGCCATCTCTTT
This window encodes:
- a CDS encoding type II secretion system protein GspD, which gives rise to MKKYLILLLIFFICYNSNGETGKNNLTLIKIEQDLELKDMILSDVVAILSKESGKSIVVDDKSKDIKLDMFFSKGENLKDILESICMTNDLKLKEMANIIVLTKNKTGDLGEFSLAGQVLDEEENQGLENVKITIKDMAMDSVKTIYDGNFIINNLKPGIYMVKFEKAGYESTSKIIKLVENLSTIEIRMRKNRSSKIYQNSNLQEEERGYKEFCSKKIKLKNINSKEIQEILNKIYGDIIDIAVLEKNNSIVITGNEKIIIEVEDFIKDIDRDIKQVRITSQIFDVTENLFEELGFDWLYSSSGSIDKSSGTDIGILGNSSVEGAGNVLSSGISLIRQFNSGSDILGMGLNLLQSTQDLVITAMPSIVVTDGAEGEFKITEEVIVGEEKQENDNTEKTTYTPIFKEAGIILKVTPTIGENDTVFLKVKIEVSNFKLKKIKNENITEDTGTYNSNGGSKIGRSIETTVKMRNGETIFIGGLKRSAAYDINSQVPLLGDVPVLGVFFKNKEIKKEKTDIYVRLKVDIEGEEKEEEFNKINKQVEELENRKVYPAF